In Bacillus sp. DX3.1, the following proteins share a genomic window:
- a CDS encoding amino acid ABC transporter permease — protein MIEIFVSTYPTFLKAVVITLQLTLTSLLLGSLIGLLFAFFRISNNKVLNSIANVYIAVIRGTPLIVQIAILYFGITSVIVFSPFWAGAIALAIHNGAYITEIFRGSIQSVDRGQLEAARSLGMSYPLAMRRIILPQALRFSIPPLGNQFIIGLKDSSLVAYVGMSELWGSGLSIAAANFQQLETYIVVGTYYLVLVLLFTYLVNQLEKRLQRKQNNSTQVNTKKEKAVSL, from the coding sequence ATGATTGAAATTTTCGTATCTACGTATCCAACATTTCTAAAAGCAGTTGTCATTACACTGCAATTAACATTAACTTCACTGCTACTTGGTTCATTAATTGGACTCCTATTTGCCTTCTTTCGCATTTCCAATAATAAAGTGCTAAATAGTATTGCAAATGTATATATTGCGGTTATCCGTGGCACACCACTTATTGTTCAAATCGCTATTCTTTACTTTGGTATTACATCTGTTATCGTCTTCTCCCCATTTTGGGCAGGTGCAATCGCTTTAGCGATTCATAACGGTGCATATATTACAGAAATTTTTCGTGGCTCCATTCAATCAGTTGACCGAGGGCAATTAGAAGCAGCCCGTTCTTTAGGAATGTCTTATCCACTCGCTATGCGTCGTATCATTTTGCCACAAGCTTTACGCTTTTCTATCCCACCGCTTGGCAATCAATTTATTATTGGTTTAAAAGATTCCTCACTTGTCGCATACGTAGGAATGTCTGAGTTATGGGGCTCTGGTTTATCTATAGCTGCAGCTAACTTTCAGCAATTAGAAACGTATATTGTTGTCGGTACCTATTACCTTGTGCTCGTACTTTTGTTTACTTATCTCGTAAATCAATTAGAAAAACGACTACAGCGTAAACAAAATAATTCTACGCAAGTCAATACGAAGAAAGAAAAAGCAGTTTCTTTATAA
- a CDS encoding amino acid ABC transporter ATP-binding protein — MIQVQNLVKSFGSLDVLKGVNLEVKEKEVVVLIGASGSGKSTLLRCLNFLEMYDEGEIHLQGKRIDPKHTNLNTVRENVGMVFQHFNLFPHMTSLENIIEAPIHVKKLEKTKAQEIGNDLLEKVGLQDKANVTPHLLSGGQKQRVAIARALAMNPKIMLFDEPTSALDPELVGEVLQVMKELAQEGMTMVIVTHEMNFARDVADRVIFMDDGQIVEDAAPEQFFSAPSNERAKQFLRNIL; from the coding sequence ATGATTCAAGTTCAAAATCTAGTAAAATCATTTGGCTCACTAGACGTATTAAAAGGCGTCAATTTAGAAGTAAAGGAAAAAGAAGTTGTTGTTTTAATCGGTGCCAGCGGTTCAGGGAAAAGTACTTTACTCCGCTGTCTCAATTTTTTAGAAATGTACGATGAAGGTGAAATACACTTACAGGGAAAGCGAATTGATCCAAAGCATACAAACTTAAATACAGTCCGCGAAAATGTTGGAATGGTATTTCAGCACTTTAACCTCTTTCCTCATATGACCTCATTAGAAAACATCATAGAAGCACCTATTCACGTTAAGAAGCTAGAAAAAACAAAAGCTCAAGAAATTGGAAATGACTTATTAGAAAAAGTCGGCTTGCAAGACAAAGCGAACGTAACGCCACACCTTTTATCTGGTGGTCAAAAACAACGTGTCGCAATCGCAAGAGCACTTGCGATGAATCCAAAAATTATGCTGTTCGACGAGCCTACATCGGCTCTTGACCCCGAACTTGTTGGAGAAGTACTACAAGTTATGAAAGAACTAGCTCAAGAAGGAATGACAATGGTAATTGTTACGCATGAAATGAACTTTGCACGAGATGTAGCAGATCGAGTCATCTTTATGGATGATGGACAAATTGTGGAAGATGCAGCACCAGAACAATTTTTTTCAGCACCATCAAATGAACGAGCAAAACAGTTTTTACGAAACATTTTATAA
- a CDS encoding acyl-CoA desaturase has protein sequence MKELHTFGWYAARVTPHLPKKAFKPVPTRLFGGLAYLLVAVAGLVTIGLFDLNVWANLGIAIVLGLCFASLGFLGHEILHGTVVRKAWLRDFLGAIAFMPLSTGPKLWRKWHNATHHVHTQHEENDPDAWPTFEKLKKSKFLSWVYHLPLHVRSFFSFLSLTIQFTLHSTRMFFHFIKEFKSSNQKSVWLQLLLPWTVWISLLFIMGPGKWFFAYIIPLFIANFIVMGYIATNHRLNPIVPVNDPLANCLSVTVPRWVDVLHFNFSYHTEHHLFPAMSSKYYPLVKEKIKEMWPERYHEMPMTKAMVALWNTPRVYYQDSELIDPHREHFYGSLGHGLDPENISYRQEHIEEQEAVKKVNQ, from the coding sequence ATGAAGGAGCTTCATACGTTTGGATGGTATGCAGCACGTGTAACGCCGCATTTGCCAAAAAAAGCATTTAAACCAGTTCCAACCCGTCTGTTTGGTGGACTGGCTTATTTACTTGTGGCGGTAGCTGGATTAGTAACGATTGGTTTATTTGATTTGAATGTGTGGGCAAATCTCGGGATTGCAATTGTTCTTGGGTTATGCTTTGCTTCACTTGGATTTTTAGGACATGAAATTTTGCATGGTACAGTTGTGAGAAAGGCTTGGCTTCGCGACTTTTTGGGAGCGATTGCATTTATGCCGTTGTCTACTGGTCCAAAATTGTGGAGAAAGTGGCATAATGCGACTCACCATGTGCATACGCAACATGAAGAGAACGATCCTGATGCTTGGCCGACGTTTGAAAAGTTAAAGAAAAGTAAATTTTTGAGCTGGGTATATCATTTGCCATTGCATGTGCGTTCTTTCTTTAGTTTTCTGTCGCTAACAATTCAATTTACATTGCATTCAACTCGGATGTTCTTTCATTTTATAAAAGAATTTAAGTCATCGAATCAAAAATCCGTATGGCTTCAGCTTCTTTTGCCGTGGACAGTGTGGATTAGTTTACTATTTATTATGGGTCCTGGGAAGTGGTTTTTTGCCTATATCATTCCATTATTTATCGCAAACTTTATCGTAATGGGATATATTGCAACAAATCATCGCTTAAATCCAATCGTTCCTGTGAATGATCCACTAGCTAACTGTTTGTCTGTAACAGTGCCGCGCTGGGTTGACGTTTTGCATTTCAATTTCTCATATCATACAGAACATCATTTGTTCCCTGCTATGAGTTCAAAATATTATCCGTTAGTAAAAGAGAAGATTAAAGAAATGTGGCCGGAGCGTTATCATGAAATGCCAATGACGAAAGCAATGGTAGCGCTTTGGAACACGCCTCGTGTGTACTATCAAGATAGTGAATTAATTGATCCTCATAGAGAGCATTTCTACGGTTCTTTAGGGCATGGGTTAGACCCTGAAAATATTTCCTATCGTCAGGAACACATTGAAGAACAGGAAGCTGTTAAAAAAGTGAATCAATGA
- the arcD gene encoding arginine-ornithine antiporter, translated as MGEEKKLGLFTLTALVVGSMIGGGAFNLASDMARGAGAGAVIIGWIITGIGMIALGLSFQNLTVKRPDLDGGIFSYAKAGFGNFMGFNSAWGYWLSAWLGNVAYGTLLFSSLGYFFPIFEGGQNVASIIGASVLLWCVHMLILRGVQSAALVNLVTTIAKLVPVFVFIIVGIFAFHIDIFLDGFWGQGATFSWASVGSQVKSTMLVTLWVFIGVEGAVVLSSRAKSRSDVGKATVIGLIGTLIIYILLTLLSLGVMQQADVANLKNPSMAYIFESVVGKWGAIFINLGLVISVLGAWLGWTLLASEIPYLAAKDGVFPKWFAKENKNKAPVNSLWLTNGLIQVFLLTFVVSDQAYNFAFSLASSAILIPYAFSAFYQFKYSLQSEEKDRTKNIVIGLVASIYGVWLVYAAGLDYLLLTMTLYAPGIFIFYNVQKQTNPKKIFTRVELASSIAIGALAFFAIYGLITGNITF; from the coding sequence ATGGGTGAAGAAAAGAAACTAGGACTGTTTACTTTAACGGCTCTTGTTGTTGGTTCCATGATAGGTGGTGGAGCATTTAACTTAGCCAGTGATATGGCAAGAGGTGCCGGTGCGGGTGCCGTTATTATTGGTTGGATTATAACAGGTATTGGTATGATCGCCCTTGGATTATCATTTCAAAACTTAACTGTTAAAAGACCAGATTTAGATGGTGGCATTTTTAGTTATGCAAAAGCAGGATTTGGTAATTTTATGGGCTTTAACAGTGCATGGGGATATTGGTTGTCCGCTTGGCTTGGAAACGTAGCTTACGGTACATTGTTATTTTCATCACTCGGTTATTTTTTTCCAATCTTTGAAGGTGGTCAAAATGTAGCTTCGATTATTGGAGCGAGTGTATTACTATGGTGTGTTCATATGCTAATTTTACGAGGTGTGCAATCAGCAGCACTTGTTAATTTAGTAACAACGATAGCAAAATTAGTCCCTGTTTTTGTGTTTATTATTGTAGGAATCTTTGCATTTCATATTGATATTTTCTTAGATGGATTTTGGGGACAAGGAGCTACTTTTTCCTGGGCATCAGTAGGGAGCCAAGTTAAGAGTACAATGCTTGTAACTCTTTGGGTATTTATCGGAGTAGAAGGTGCCGTTGTCCTATCAAGTCGTGCAAAAAGCCGAAGCGACGTTGGAAAAGCGACTGTCATTGGATTAATTGGTACTCTCATTATTTACATCTTACTTACATTATTATCTCTAGGCGTCATGCAGCAAGCTGATGTTGCTAATCTGAAAAACCCATCAATGGCATATATATTTGAAAGTGTTGTTGGGAAATGGGGAGCCATTTTTATTAACTTAGGTTTAGTTATTTCAGTATTAGGTGCCTGGTTAGGGTGGACTTTACTAGCATCTGAAATTCCGTATTTAGCTGCTAAAGACGGCGTATTTCCGAAATGGTTTGCGAAGGAAAATAAAAATAAAGCCCCTGTAAATTCTTTATGGTTAACAAACGGTTTAATTCAAGTCTTCTTGTTAACATTTGTTGTTTCAGATCAAGCATATAATTTTGCGTTTTCTCTTGCTTCCTCTGCCATTTTAATTCCGTATGCCTTTTCGGCATTCTATCAATTTAAGTATAGTCTACAATCTGAAGAAAAAGATCGAACAAAGAATATAGTAATTGGTTTGGTTGCGAGTATTTATGGAGTCTGGTTAGTTTATGCAGCTGGTTTAGATTATTTATTATTAACAATGACTTTATATGCACCAGGAATTTTCATCTTTTACAATGTTCAAAAACAAACGAATCCAAAAAAAATATTTACTCGTGTTGAACTTGCTTCCTCTATAGCCATTGGAGCTTTAGCATTTTTTGCGATTTATGGATTGATTACAGGTAATATTACTTTTTAA
- a CDS encoding FAD-dependent oxidoreductase: METHSFPQFPEPYWRDSTTLPTFPKLSENIRTEVAIIGGGITGITTAYLLAKEGMKVTLIDSGNILNGTTGHTTAKITAQHDLIYDELMNHFGTDKARLYYEANDKALQFIKKTVQTHNIDCDFTEEDAYLYTNDTENLRKLTKEYEAYKKLNIPCEYVESIPLPVPIQAALVMKKQAQFHPLRYLKSLVEQFIEAGGIIYEQTTAIDVEKGFYPQVITKDGHRITCGYIVSCSHFPFYDANSFFFARIYAERSYVLAIKAKQDYPGGMYLNIDNPKRSVRYTTVDGEKLILIGGESHKTGQGINTMLHYEALHSFAEDTLGIDEIPYRWSTQDLITLDKLPYIGHINENNPNIFVATGYRKWGMTTGTAAALLLKASITKVDSPYKELFAPSRFHADPDIKTFVSQNLDVAKHLIEGKLEFALRKPEDLENGEGAVVRVHGKRAGAYKDDDGKLHIVDTTCTHLGCEVEWNSGDCTWDCPCHGSRFSIDGDVIEGPADEPLKRVDGN, translated from the coding sequence ATGGAAACACATTCATTTCCCCAATTCCCGGAACCGTACTGGCGAGATTCTACTACACTGCCTACTTTTCCTAAGCTATCAGAAAATATAAGAACAGAAGTTGCGATTATCGGCGGAGGCATTACAGGAATTACTACCGCTTATTTGCTTGCAAAAGAAGGTATGAAAGTTACTTTAATTGACTCTGGAAACATTTTGAATGGAACAACGGGACATACAACCGCAAAAATTACAGCGCAACACGATCTCATTTATGATGAGCTTATGAATCACTTTGGAACCGATAAGGCCCGTTTATACTATGAAGCAAACGACAAAGCACTGCAATTTATAAAAAAAACTGTGCAAACTCATAACATTGATTGTGACTTCACCGAAGAAGATGCCTACTTATATACAAATGATACAGAGAACCTTCGAAAGTTAACAAAAGAATACGAAGCTTATAAAAAACTAAATATCCCTTGTGAATACGTCGAATCTATTCCCCTTCCGGTCCCAATTCAAGCAGCACTTGTGATGAAAAAACAAGCACAATTCCATCCACTTCGCTATTTAAAAAGTCTTGTAGAGCAATTTATTGAAGCTGGTGGAATTATCTATGAGCAAACAACCGCGATCGATGTAGAGAAAGGATTTTATCCACAAGTTATTACAAAAGATGGTCATCGTATCACGTGTGGGTATATAGTCTCTTGTTCACATTTCCCATTTTATGATGCAAACAGCTTTTTCTTTGCGAGAATATATGCCGAACGCTCCTATGTTCTCGCAATAAAAGCAAAACAAGACTATCCCGGAGGCATGTACTTAAACATTGATAATCCAAAGCGTTCCGTACGCTACACAACAGTAGATGGAGAAAAACTCATTCTTATTGGCGGAGAAAGTCATAAAACGGGGCAAGGAATTAACACAATGCTGCACTATGAAGCGCTGCACTCTTTTGCAGAAGACACGCTTGGGATAGATGAAATTCCTTACAGATGGTCAACACAGGACTTAATCACACTAGATAAACTTCCTTACATCGGCCATATCAATGAAAACAACCCAAACATATTCGTCGCAACAGGTTACCGAAAATGGGGCATGACAACTGGAACAGCAGCAGCACTACTACTGAAAGCTTCCATTACAAAAGTAGATAGCCCTTACAAAGAACTATTTGCTCCGTCACGATTCCATGCAGATCCAGATATTAAAACATTTGTTTCTCAAAACCTAGATGTCGCGAAACATTTGATTGAAGGCAAATTAGAATTTGCTCTTCGCAAACCAGAAGACCTAGAAAATGGCGAAGGTGCCGTTGTAAGAGTACATGGAAAGCGTGCTGGTGCTTATAAAGATGATGATGGAAAACTACACATCGTCGACACGACTTGTACGCATCTTGGCTGTGAGGTGGAATGGAATAGCGGTGATTGCACGTGGGATTGTCCTTGTCATGGATCAAGATTTTCGATTGATGGCGATGTGATTGAGGGGCCAGCGGATGAACCGTTGAAACGGGTTGACGGAAATTAA
- a CDS encoding ABC transporter substrate-binding protein produces the protein MKKKMFTVFAAITLCTSLILGACSKESSSTSTSGEKEFRYAMSGLYKPFNYKENDGKLVGFDVEIGEALAKKMGMKPVPVTNPWETLIQGLKAKKYDVILGSMAITEDRLKAVNFTNPYYRSGAQIFVAKKNNAISSAEDLKGKKIGVVKASTFKALVEKHTDQITEYDSDITALMDLEPGRVDAVITDQMVGLRMIKEGKSNIKEAGKPLNLDEMGIAVHKDDKEMVKKVNKALDEIIKDGTYEKISKKWFGRNILGEEAKTK, from the coding sequence ATGAAAAAGAAAATGTTTACTGTTTTTGCAGCGATTACGTTATGTACATCTTTAATACTTGGAGCCTGTAGTAAGGAAAGTAGCTCAACTTCGACAAGTGGAGAGAAAGAATTTCGCTATGCAATGAGTGGTTTATATAAACCTTTTAATTATAAAGAAAATGACGGAAAACTCGTCGGTTTTGATGTTGAAATCGGTGAAGCACTTGCCAAAAAAATGGGCATGAAACCTGTTCCTGTTACAAATCCTTGGGAAACATTAATTCAAGGACTGAAAGCAAAAAAATATGATGTGATTTTAGGAAGTATGGCAATTACAGAAGATCGCTTGAAAGCCGTTAACTTTACGAATCCATATTATCGCTCTGGCGCCCAAATTTTCGTTGCTAAAAAGAACAATGCTATCTCTTCAGCAGAAGATCTAAAAGGGAAAAAAATTGGTGTTGTAAAAGCAAGCACATTTAAAGCACTTGTTGAAAAGCATACAGATCAAATCACAGAATACGACAGTGATATTACGGCTCTTATGGACTTAGAGCCAGGTCGTGTAGATGCTGTTATTACCGATCAAATGGTAGGTCTTCGCATGATAAAAGAGGGAAAATCCAATATAAAAGAAGCTGGCAAACCGTTGAACCTTGATGAAATGGGTATTGCAGTTCACAAAGATGATAAAGAAATGGTGAAGAAAGTTAACAAAGCATTAGATGAAATCATTAAAGATGGCACATATGAAAAAATTAGTAAAAAATGGTTTGGTCGTAATATTCTTGGAGAAGAAGCTAAGACGAAATAA
- the arcA gene encoding arginine deiminase: MKHPIHVTSEIGELETVLLKRPGKEVENLTPEFLQQLLFDDIPYLPIIQKEHDYFAQTLRNRGVEVLYLEKLAAEALVDKKLREEFVDRILEEGQADVNVAHQTLKEYLLSFSNEELIQKIMGGVRKNEIETSKKTHLYELMEDHYPFYLDPMPNLYFTRDPAATIGDGLTINQMREPARRRESLFMEYIIKHHPRFASHNVPVWLDRDYKFPIEGGDELILNDETIAIGVSARTSAKAIERLAKNLFSRQDKIKKVLAIEIPKCRAFMHLDTVFTMVDYDKFTIHPAIQGPKGNMNIYILEKGQDEETLKITHRTSLTEALKEVLGLSELVLIPCGGGDVIASAREQWNDGSNTLAIAPGVVVTYDRNYVSNSLLREQGIEVIEILSSEVSRGRGGPRCMSMPIVRKDI, encoded by the coding sequence ATGAAACATCCGATACATGTTACTTCAGAAATTGGAGAGTTAGAAACGGTTTTACTAAAACGTCCTGGTAAAGAAGTTGAAAATTTAACACCAGAATTTTTACAGCAATTATTATTTGATGATATCCCATACTTACCAATTATTCAAAAAGAACATGATTATTTTGCACAAACGTTACGCAATCGAGGTGTTGAGGTTCTTTATTTGGAGAAACTAGCAGCTGAAGCGTTAGTTGACAAAAAGCTTCGGGAAGAATTTGTTGATCGTATTTTAGAAGAAGGGCAAGCAGATGTAAATGTTGCACACCAAACTTTAAAAGAATATTTACTTTCCTTTTCAAATGAAGAATTGATTCAAAAAATTATGGGTGGAGTGCGTAAAAACGAAATTGAAACCAGTAAGAAAACACACCTTTACGAATTGATGGAAGATCATTATCCATTCTATTTGGATCCAATGCCGAATTTATATTTTACTCGGGATCCAGCAGCGACAATTGGTGACGGATTAACTATTAACCAAATGAGAGAACCAGCACGTAGACGTGAATCATTATTTATGGAATATATTATTAAACATCATCCACGTTTTGCAAGTCATAATGTGCCGGTTTGGTTAGATCGTGACTATAAGTTTCCAATTGAAGGTGGCGACGAACTTATCTTAAATGATGAAACAATTGCGATTGGAGTATCCGCTCGTACTTCTGCCAAAGCAATCGAACGTTTAGCAAAAAATTTATTTAGTCGTCAAGATAAAATTAAGAAGGTACTAGCAATAGAGATTCCAAAATGTCGTGCGTTTATGCACTTAGATACAGTATTTACAATGGTTGATTATGACAAATTTACGATTCATCCAGCTATTCAAGGTCCAAAGGGAAATATGAATATTTATATTTTAGAAAAAGGACAGGATGAAGAGACTCTCAAAATTACACACCGGACATCTTTAACTGAGGCTTTAAAAGAAGTATTAGGTTTAAGTGAATTGGTACTCATTCCTTGCGGAGGAGGAGATGTTATTGCTTCTGCTCGTGAACAATGGAACGATGGGTCTAATACGTTAGCAATTGCACCGGGAGTAGTTGTTACATATGATCGCAATTATGTATCAAATTCTTTATTACGCGAGCAGGGTATAGAAGTTATCGAAATATTAAGCTCTGAAGTGTCTCGCGGTCGTGGGGGTCCACGTTGTATGAGTATGCCAATTGTTCGAAAAGATATTTAG
- the arcC gene encoding carbamate kinase has protein sequence MKRRKIVVALGGNAIQSGNPTAQAQQEALEKTAEQLAKIMENDVDIVIAHGNGPQVGNILLQQKAADTEKTPAMPLDTCGAMSQGMIGYWMENAIEKALKKRKIKKDVATVITRVIVDEKDEAFENPTKPIGPFYTEEEARKLMEETKAVFKEDAGRGWRRVVPSPMPVSIHEHKVINSLVEDGNIVIAVGGGGIPVIESEEGLKGTEAVIDKDFAAQKLAELVDADTLVILTAVDHVYINFNKTDQKKLEAVTVDELVQYIQDNQFAAGSMLPKIQAAINFANTDPKRKTIITSLEKVYDALEENAGTIISKQDACVCV, from the coding sequence ATGAAACGGAGAAAAATCGTAGTTGCATTAGGAGGAAATGCGATACAATCTGGAAATCCTACTGCACAAGCGCAACAAGAAGCATTGGAAAAAACAGCGGAACAACTTGCTAAAATTATGGAAAATGATGTGGATATTGTTATTGCACATGGAAATGGTCCGCAAGTAGGCAACATTTTATTGCAACAAAAAGCAGCGGATACGGAAAAAACACCTGCAATGCCATTAGATACTTGTGGTGCAATGAGCCAAGGGATGATTGGGTATTGGATGGAAAATGCGATTGAAAAGGCTTTGAAAAAGCGTAAAATAAAAAAAGATGTTGCGACGGTTATAACACGCGTTATTGTAGATGAAAAGGATGAGGCATTCGAAAATCCAACAAAACCAATTGGGCCTTTTTATACAGAAGAGGAAGCAAGAAAGTTAATGGAAGAAACAAAAGCGGTATTTAAAGAAGATGCAGGACGTGGTTGGAGACGCGTTGTACCATCACCAATGCCTGTGAGTATTCATGAACATAAAGTAATTAATTCTTTAGTGGAGGATGGAAATATAGTAATTGCTGTTGGAGGTGGAGGAATTCCGGTTATTGAATCTGAAGAGGGATTAAAAGGAACTGAGGCTGTTATTGATAAGGATTTTGCTGCTCAAAAACTAGCTGAATTAGTAGATGCCGATACACTTGTTATCTTAACTGCAGTTGATCATGTTTATATAAACTTTAATAAAACAGATCAAAAGAAATTAGAGGCTGTTACAGTTGATGAATTAGTACAATATATACAGGATAATCAATTTGCTGCAGGAAGTATGCTCCCGAAAATTCAAGCTGCTATCAACTTTGCTAATACAGATCCAAAGCGAAAAACGATTATTACCTCACTAGAAAAAGTGTATGACGCATTAGAAGAAAATGCGGGTACTATTATTTCTAAGCAGGATGCATGTGTTTGCGTATAA
- a CDS encoding nucleotidyltransferase domain-containing protein encodes MKEKIQFELQRIEKENNVKILFAVESGSRAWGFPSKDSDYDVRFVYIHPVDWYLSINEKRDVIEYPINDALDISGWDIRKALRLFAKSNPALLEWIRSPIFYSKQSDFPDRLQKMSENDFDPKATIYHYLHMASKNYREFLQGERVKLKKYFYVLRPILACKWLEEKGALPPVEFERLITELTLDSIIVSEIEDLLVKKKAGVELDVGPEIAVLNEFLEGQIAYYQEYVKGIEKGTGIGVEKLDVLFRDMLFEIEKEHR; translated from the coding sequence ATGAAAGAGAAAATTCAATTTGAACTACAGAGAATCGAGAAAGAGAACAACGTAAAAATCCTATTTGCAGTTGAATCAGGAAGCAGGGCATGGGGATTCCCATCGAAAGATAGTGATTATGATGTTCGTTTTGTATATATTCATCCAGTAGATTGGTATTTATCGATAAATGAAAAACGTGATGTCATTGAATACCCAATTAATGATGCTTTAGATATAAGTGGCTGGGATATTAGAAAAGCACTGCGGTTATTTGCAAAATCAAATCCAGCGCTATTAGAGTGGATTCGTTCCCCAATTTTTTATTCCAAGCAATCTGACTTTCCAGACCGCTTACAGAAGATGAGCGAAAATGATTTTGATCCAAAAGCAACGATTTATCACTACTTACATATGGCATCAAAAAATTATCGTGAATTTTTACAAGGTGAGAGAGTCAAATTGAAAAAATACTTCTACGTACTGCGTCCGATTTTAGCTTGTAAGTGGTTAGAAGAGAAAGGGGCATTGCCACCGGTGGAGTTTGAGCGGTTGATAACTGAACTAACATTGGATTCAATAATCGTAAGTGAAATTGAAGATTTACTAGTAAAGAAAAAAGCGGGTGTTGAGCTGGATGTTGGACCGGAAATTGCGGTATTAAATGAATTTTTAGAAGGGCAGATTGCGTATTATCAGGAGTATGTGAAAGGGATTGAAAAAGGGACGGGGATAGGTGTTGAGAAGTTAGATGTGTTGTTTCGGGATATGTTATTTGAAATAGAAAAAGAGCACCGATAA
- the argR gene encoding arginine repressor, protein MKKEKRQQLIKQLVREYEIDTQEKLVELLEEQGVLVTQATISRDIHELNLIKATSSTGVVTYKIFTEDSLQVDMQLKKKLREVVVKIDYIDQLTIIKTMPGNAHVIGALLDSLNWKEKIGCICGNDTCLVISQSKEDREILEGRIKLIM, encoded by the coding sequence ATGAAAAAGGAGAAAAGACAACAGTTAATTAAACAATTGGTGAGAGAGTATGAAATAGATACACAAGAGAAATTGGTAGAGTTGTTAGAGGAGCAAGGGGTATTAGTTACACAAGCAACTATTTCTCGAGATATTCATGAATTGAATTTAATAAAGGCAACCTCTTCAACAGGGGTAGTAACATATAAGATTTTTACAGAAGATAGTCTACAAGTCGATATGCAGTTAAAGAAAAAGTTAAGAGAAGTTGTTGTAAAGATCGATTATATAGATCAACTAACTATTATTAAAACAATGCCAGGTAATGCTCATGTGATTGGTGCTTTATTAGATTCTTTAAACTGGAAAGAAAAAATAGGGTGTATATGTGGAAATGATACATGTCTTGTGATTTCTCAATCAAAAGAAGATAGGGAAATTTTAGAAGGTAGAATAAAGTTGATTATGTAA
- the argF gene encoding ornithine carbamoyltransferase — translation MLMTKPNLKGRSFLAEKDFTEEELLYFLDLAAELKEKKKNGIPHRYLAGKNVALLFEKTSTRTRCAFTVACTDLGANPEYLGKNDIQLGKKESVEDTAKVLGRMFDGIEFRGFEHSTVESLAKHSGVPVWNGLTDMWHPTQTLADLLTIKEHVGHLKNVKLVYVGDGRNNVANSLLVGGAIVGMEVRICSPESLLPAQEIIDIAKKYNDRVMVTSNIEEAVAGADVIYTDVWVSMGEEDKFAERIELLQPYQVNMKMLRKTGNENVIFLHCLPAFHNVETMYGEETYKRYGLKEMEVSDEVFRSEHSKVFDQAENRMHTIKAVMAATLGNME, via the coding sequence ATGTTAATGACAAAACCAAACTTAAAAGGAAGAAGTTTTCTTGCAGAAAAAGATTTTACAGAAGAAGAGTTGTTATACTTTCTTGATTTAGCAGCAGAATTAAAAGAGAAAAAGAAAAATGGCATCCCACATCGTTATTTAGCCGGTAAAAATGTTGCGCTCTTATTTGAAAAAACTTCAACTCGTACACGCTGTGCATTTACGGTGGCATGTACGGATTTAGGTGCAAATCCTGAGTATCTAGGTAAAAATGACATTCAGCTAGGAAAGAAAGAGTCTGTTGAAGATACAGCAAAAGTTTTAGGACGTATGTTTGATGGTATTGAATTCCGGGGATTTGAGCATTCTACAGTGGAATCTCTAGCAAAACATTCTGGTGTACCAGTATGGAATGGCTTAACGGACATGTGGCATCCAACCCAAACACTTGCAGATCTGTTAACAATAAAAGAACATGTAGGACACTTGAAAAACGTCAAACTGGTTTACGTTGGAGACGGACGTAACAATGTTGCTAATAGCTTATTAGTTGGTGGAGCGATTGTTGGAATGGAAGTACGTATTTGTTCCCCAGAATCATTATTGCCAGCACAGGAAATAATTGATATAGCGAAAAAGTATAATGACCGCGTAATGGTAACAAGTAACATCGAAGAGGCTGTTGCAGGTGCAGACGTTATCTATACAGATGTATGGGTATCTATGGGGGAAGAAGATAAATTTGCTGAACGTATTGAACTTCTTCAGCCATATCAAGTAAACATGAAAATGCTTAGAAAAACCGGAAATGAAAATGTGATTTTCTTACATTGTTTACCTGCATTTCATAATGTAGAAACGATGTATGGAGAGGAAACATACAAGAGATATGGATTGAAAGAAATGGAAGTAAGCGATGAAGTATTCCGCAGTGAGCATTCAAAAGTATTTGATCAAGCAGAAAATAGAATGCATACAATTAAAGCGGTTATGGCAGCTACTTTAGGAAATATGGAATAA